Below is a genomic region from Indicator indicator isolate 239-I01 chromosome 2, UM_Iind_1.1, whole genome shotgun sequence.
TCATTGTGGTGTTAAAACAggagtaaggaaaaaaatagaacatGTCAGCCAGGGTAGACTGGTGAGAGGAAGCAAAAATGTCTGTGTGTATACTTACCACAAAAATATGCCTATATaaaagaaatacataaaaataaattaacaggGGAGCCAAAAACTTATTCTGAAAAAGGACTAAATGTGTGTGGAGGAGTAGAAAAGTCGAGTGAGCTGAAACTGAAAGTTATGATTGATTGGGGAAACTGTTCACCAAAATGTTTGAGAGCTGATTTAATCTCTCTCAGAACTTGGGGAAAATGCCACGTTGGTTTTCATATGTAACAGTCTTCTCCACGGACAGCAGAGAGAGATTCTCAAAGGTGTTATCATGTTGATTGCTGCTATATCTGGTAGCTTACAGCTTCCCCACAGAAAAAGCCAAAATTTTGTAATGGCTCATTGGTCATATTTTATCAGAGGGCAAGTCAGGAAAAGAATGGGTGATGAAATCTAACTCTCTGCAACTTCTGAAGATCTTAAAGATCCTGGGCAGCTTTTAACTAGTGTTCTTCTATTGCTTGTGCCCAGAATGCTTTACAAAGTTCAATTGATTTTAcattatttcatttaattttccttgcagctccctccctgtgttctgatttgtgaacagcagtgctgagtgtgGCTCTGGTTGCTGGATGTTTATTCTGCTTTTCCCATTGCTGCTGTACAGAAGCATAAAGTGTGCAGGCTGAGTTGCCATTCTGAATTGCCTCCACTCACCTTGCAAACacatatttaaaaggaaaaaatgcaggTCACTGATCATGCTTTTGTGATTGCAATGTGGAAGGTTTTCTGCAGCTGAATTTTCCCTTGAAGTTACCTTTAGTTGTTTTGGGGTTATTTCCACCCTCATCTGTTAGTCAAATCTGTGTTCTCTTCTTTTTGATGTAGACTTTTTTCTTTGATGCAGATGAAGTCTAAATTTGTTGCTTCCTTCATAAGCTTAGGTCCTGACTCTTCAGGGATTAGTTGAGGATTGTAAGATTATTCTAATGGAATCAGGAGTCTATTACTGGTCCCCTTGTGTACCTCCACATTTTCTCACTAGGCACTGGTAAAACTGTTTTCTAATTGTGACCCTCTTGCAGTATGATATGGTAGTGTCACCACTTTCTTGAAGTGGCACCATCCCTTTAAAATGGCTGAGAATGACTCTGCTGGAGCCATCTCTGTCACGTTTCAGTCTGTTCCTTTAATGTTCTCCTCTGCGTGTCTCTGTCCATAGATCAGATATACATGTGCATTGATTTTGtcttcaaaatgttttttaGCTTAACCCAACTGTGGCTGTTCcaggttgtatttttttttttccaccaacaATGCCAACTTCAGCTTTCTGCTTATGAACTTTTCCCACATGCTTTCCCCAAATCTGCTCACTGCACATGAGGGAAAACTGACAGAACCTGTGAAAATGCTGTCTGAACACTGAAGCCCTTTTTTAGATCTCACCTATGCTAAAAGGCACACAGAAAGCACCATCTGTTAAGTAGGCAGCGAGAGGTAATTGTGGGAGATGGCTGCAGATGGCAAACAAATCCGGTACAAACTACATTTGTTAATCTTGCCAACACACCAACTCCTTTTGCCCCCCTGCATGCCTTTTTAGAATATAAGCTCTATTGGAGAgagctgtttatttttgtttttttgttgttggttgggtggggttttttttgttttgttttgtttttgtctgaAGAGGTTTGTAACAACAGATGCTTTGTCCTGAACATGAATTTCACCTCACCTGCATATTTTAAGAAGCCTGTTTGCTAGTCTCCAAAAAGTGGAGAAGTGGGaaatttggttttaaaaaagTGTGTTGCTAGTGAGATTAAACAAAGGAGGTATATTTGTAAGTGAGCTGCCCTCCTTTGATTTATCTGcagtttttttctctgcattgtGTCTCGTGTCTTTGTGAACTCGTGGAATAGTCTCCTGCGCTCTCCATCTCACAAATGCTTTATTTAaaaagtttgggttggaagggacctttaaaagctcatctagtccaaccttcacgcagtgagcagggacatctttaactagatcaggttgctcagagccccatccaacctgaccttgaatgtttctgggATAGGGCATCTACTGCCTCTCTGGGcgacctgtgccagtgtctcatcacccttattaaaaagtgtttcctgtatatctagtctaaatcttccctcttttgatttaaaaccattaccccttgtcctatcagaaTAAGCCCTGCAAAAAatattgtccccatctttctatagaccccctttaagtactgacaGGCTTGCAGTAAGCTTTcctgggctgaacaaccccaactccagccctctggtaaTTTTTGTAgctctcctctggatctgctctaacaggtccatgtcttttttGTTCTGAGATATACAGAGCTAGACACAGTAGAAGGGAAGATTAACCTCCCGTGgcctactggccacactccttTTGATGCAATCGAGgacatgatttgccttctgggctgcaagcacacattgctggctcatgtccagtttttCAGCCACCAGTACCCCCCAGGTCTGTTTCcatagggctgctctcaatccctcagcctggattgatactgGGTGTTGTTCTGACCCAGGTGCACTTGACCTTGTTTAATCCcatgaggttcacacaggcCCACTTCTTGAGCTTCCCTAGATCCCTGTGGATAGTGTCCTGTGTCCTGTCCCTTAGATGTTAACTGTCTGCTTGATGTTGTCTGCAAAATTTCTGAGGATGTGCTTGGTCCCACTGTCTTATGTCACTGATGAAGGTACTAaacagtacagacccctgagggtcaTTATGGGGAGCTGCTGTTTATGAGGGGaatgtagaatggtttgggtgcaaagtgacctccaaaggtcatttcgTCCAACTGCCTTGCTGTGAGctgggacatcctccactagatcaggttgctcagagccttgttgatcCTGacattgaatatctccaggaatgggccTCAACGACTTCCCTAGGCACCTggtcccagtgttccaccaccctcatggtaaataacttgttcttaacatccaatctaaatctactcttctctaatttcaaaccatttcaaaccattgccccatagcctatcactacaggcctttgtaagcagtccctctccagctttcttgtaggccctcttcaggtactggaaggctgctattaggtctcaccagagctctctcttctccaggcagaacatgATGCTTTATACTGAAATTACAGAAGGTTTTGAATGAAAAATGCAGTTGGAGTGAAAACTTATCTGCTGTGTTCTTGGTCTGTTTTTCATACTTCAGAAGTGCACTGTGTTGGATATGTGTCAATGTTATTTCTGGATTAGATTAATTTTCACTTCTTGCTTGTAACCTTAAAATAGTCTCACtttaaacatttctgaaaaataaattttgagGATGGATCATTGCTGGAAAATTTGAATcatcttaactttttttttatatatatacttttGCAGGACTTCAAGAATATGTTGAGGCAGTCTCATTTCAGTATTTTATCAAAACACGATCTTTGATTAGTGTTGAAGAGATCAATAAACAACTAATATTTacagcagaagacagagaagaaacaacaaacatggtaaaagtttttctttcattatatGACAAACATCTTTCAGGGATGGAAATGCAATGAGTAGGCTTAGTCACATTTTTGGCATCTGATTAAATAAGGCCGGTTAGTGGAATGGGATTAGATACACACTTgtttaaaatgtgctttttaTTCTGACAAGTAGTAAACTAAACCTGTGGGATGCAAGTTTATAAATTTCACATCCTTTTTATTCAGAGCAAACTGAGCTCTTTCTCGTAGTGGGGAAGATTCAGGATAGTGAAATACTAGCAGACAAATGTGGAGGAGTGATTTCTAATGGCCTCTTGGTTGGTAGTGATATAGCAAAAGTTGGGGAATGCAAATTAATCCAAGGCAAGATAAAACTCATGAATGAAATCTTACTGCTGGTACTGAGCTAGTCATAGGAGGTGCTGTAGTCAGGTTCTGTTAAAATGCAGCTGCATGTGTCTTAGCTTGGTCATTTATAACTTTCCTGGAGTTGTTCTTAATGCTTCCCCTAAGAGGACAAGCTTGTACCTTAGCCTTAACATTGTATCAGCTATTTCTTGAGTTGTCCATACTCCTACCCTGCCTTAAATAGAACTTTTTACATAGGGACAAACTGCTGCCACTGACCACAAACTGGGTGCAGTTTGACTGGTGGCAGGGAACAAAAGGGGATTTTGTTGTAGTGCATAGAAATGCACAGGTAGTGTACAGCAGTGCACAGCACTACTGATTTGTGAGCCTGCTTCTGTTGAAGAGATTCTGCTATAAAGCACTTCTTATTTAATCTTCATTCTCTTGGTAAGATATACGCAAAGAAACCAAGATTTTAGCTGAAGTTTATTTGTTCTTACCAGAGGTAAACCCATTGTGGCACACTTGCTTTGACAAATTGAAGTTGTTAACCCCTACTTACACACCACTTACCTGATATATGAATTTGGGTGGATGGCCTGTTATGGGAACAAGGGAACAGAAATAAACCTGTGTTATCTCTCACATTACCAATATTTTGCCAATTAAATGACTAGAGACTTGGATATAGGGACAGACTTGTAACTTTGTGATGAGTTTTCTTcatgaagtatttttttataCTATTTTAAGAAGTACAGTTGATGCAAAGTGGATCTGAGAGAACTGTACCTATCAACTTGTAGAAAATACGTCTTGAAAGTCAAGATACTGTTACaggattttatttgttttcataatGCAGTTGCTTTTTCATTCGATTGCCTTAGTAGTATTGGACTGACAGTTTAGGAAAAGTTTAAGTCTGTTAGCCTGAGCTCCATCAGCCAAAATAACTCAAAGCAACTGCAAATAAATACTGGTACAAAGACCTGATAATTCTGTTTGCAAATAGAGATAGTAGAAGCAAGGCATATTTATGATGCTTGCTAGAATGGAAATTGCATCTCAAGTGGAAATGATGCTTTCGTACGTTTCAGTGTGCTGGGAAGACATCAGTACTTCTGAACTCAGACTGTGTGGAAGTGCCATGCAACTTAATTTTCCAGAATGTTTTTAATTACCAGCTATGTTAGATGTTGGTGTGTATTTGAAACATTGCAGACTGCTTTTTCCGAGTTCTCTGTACTGGACTTTGTTCTGTTCTGTCCTCAGAGCTCCAGTTCCCATGATAAACAACCACAGACGTGGAGCCTGAAGGTCACACCTGTAGATTACCTGCTGGGAGTGGCTGATCTAACTGGAGAGCTGATGCGGCTGTGCATCAGCAGCGTTGGGAACGGTGACATAGACACGCCTTTTGAACTGAGCCACTTCCTGCGTCAGATTTATGACGGTTTTACTTTCATTGGCAACACTGGACCTTACGAAGTATCTAAGAAGCTCTATACCTTGAAACAGAGTCTGGCAAAAGTAGAGAATGCCTGCTACACGTTAAAAGTACGGGGATCTGAAATCCCGAAACACATGCTGGCTGATGTGTTCTCCTCCAAAACAGAATTGATTGACCAAGAGGAGAGTCTTTCTTAAATCAGGGAGACTGTTGCAACTCAGAAGGCAAGAAGACTTAGAGAAAGCTTTTTAGTtatggtttgtggggttttgacCCTACCCAAAGTTTTTTTTAGGTAGAGACATAACTCAGTTTTATCTATGAGAAGTTTATTTGCAGTGGTAATTGGTAACCAAAACCACTTTTTATACTGTACaagagaagaaatgtttgactttGTCCTCTCAGTATGGATTTTCCTGTATTGCTCCATTGTACCTTTTTTCAGAATGACCAAAATTCCCACTGCACTCTACACCAGTGACTCTCAGTTGTGCGAGTCACTTCAGACTGTTGTGGTTGCTGTTAGCAGTTTTCAGCAAGCACAGCACTgggcaaaagaaaacagattagGTACTGTTATTTAGCATTATCCATATGTTTCTGCTGACCTGTTTTCTGAGTATTTGGGTTCTGTATTCAATGCATTTATGTATGCATAAGTTCATCCTTGGACTTGAAACTGAGGTGGCCTCAAAGTGCCATGT
It encodes:
- the TSNAX gene encoding translin-associated protein X — protein: MSGKEGSGGFRKRKHDNFPHGQRREEKENVNPSSALMMSFKSFQLELDTRHDKYERLVKLSRDITIESKRTIFLLHRFTSAPNGEEILNESEVKLDAVRRKIKQVAQELFGEDMYQFHRAISPGLQEYVEAVSFQYFIKTRSLISVEEINKQLIFTAEDREETTNMSSSSHDKQPQTWSLKVTPVDYLLGVADLTGELMRLCISSVGNGDIDTPFELSHFLRQIYDGFTFIGNTGPYEVSKKLYTLKQSLAKVENACYTLKVRGSEIPKHMLADVFSSKTELIDQEESLS